ATACCGAAGCAAGAATGAGTAAAATTGCTGTGGAAATGTTGCGCGATATCAACAAAAACACCATTGATTGGCAAAGAAACTATGATGATACCGAAAATGAACCGGTTGTCTTACCTGCTAGAATTCCTAACTTGCTTGTTAACGGTGCTAACGGGATTGCCGTTGGGATGACAACAAATATCCCGCCACATAACTTGACTGAAGTTATTAGTGGTTTGCACATGTTAATGAAAAATCCTGATGCTACAACCAAGGACTTGATGAAAGTTATCCCAGGTCCCGATTTTCCAACTGGCGGAATTATTATGGGACGTGGTGGTATCTACCGTGCTTATGAGAGTGGTAAGGGTAACATTGTTGTTCGCGCCAAAACCAATATTGAGACTGAAAAGAGCGGCCGCGAGCGCATAATTGTGAGCGAAATTCCATTTATGGTAAACAAGGCTGAATTGGTGAAGAAAATTGCTGATTTGGCTCGAGAAAAGACTATCGATGGAATTACTGGTGTGCGTGATGAATCAGACCAGACAGGGATGCGGATTACCATTGATATTCGCCGTGATGCTAGTGCTAGCGTTGTTTTGAATAATTTATTCAAGCAAACTCAAATGCAGGCTAACTTTGGTATGAATATGGTGGCTATTGTTGATGGTGCGCCACACTTTTTAACCCTGAAGCAAATGCTGCAATATTACTTGGATCACCAAGAAGATGTTGTAACTCGCAGAACAAGATTCGAGTTAGCTAAGGCAGAGGCAAGAGCCCACATCCTTGAAGGGTTAAGAATCGCTCTGGACAATATTGATGAAATTGTCCACATTATCCGCAATAGTCAATCAAGTGACATTGCTAAAGCAACTTTGATTAGCCGCTTTGGCCTTGATGATAAGCAATCTCAGGCTATCTTAGACATGCGTTTGGTTCGCTTGACTGGCTTGGAGCGCGATAAGGTAGAAGCTGAATACAAGGAATTACAAGCTAAAATTGCTGACTACAAAGATATTTTGGCTAAGCCTGAGAGAATTGACCAAATTATCTATGACGAATTGCTTGATATTCAAAAACGATTCGGTGATAAGCGAAGAACCGAAATTGGTGCTAGCGAAGTCGTTTCAATTGAAGATGAAGATTTGATTGAAAAGCAAAATATTCTGTTGACGGTTACCCATAACGGCTATATTAAGAGAATGCCAATTCAGGAATTTAAGACTCAAAACCGTGGTGGTAAAGGTATCAAGGGAATGGGTGTACAAGATGGCGACTTTATTGAGCATTTGATTTACTCAAGTACGCACGATCTATTACTCTTCTTCACCAATGCCGGCAAGGTTTACTCTAAGAAGGCCTATGAAATTCCTGAATATGGCCGTATGGCTAAAGGCTTACCAGTAGTAAATCTTTTGCAATTGGAAAAGGGAGAAAAGGTTCAAACAGTCATTAACATTCCAGAAAATGCGGATGACAATTACTTGTTCTTTATTACCAAGATGGGTACCGTTAAACGGACACACGTTAGCGAATTTTCTAATATTAGAAATAGTGGTC
This is a stretch of genomic DNA from Lactobacillus crispatus. It encodes these proteins:
- the gyrA gene encoding DNA gyrase subunit A, translated to MDENQTQDHRIKNVDLTSMMRSSFLDYAMSVIVARALPDVRDGLKPVQRRILYGMSELGVTPDKPYKKSARIVGEVMGKFHPHGDSSIYLAMAHMAQDFSYRYMLVDGHGNFGSVDGDEPAAMRYTEARMSKIAVEMLRDINKNTIDWQRNYDDTENEPVVLPARIPNLLVNGANGIAVGMTTNIPPHNLTEVISGLHMLMKNPDATTKDLMKVIPGPDFPTGGIIMGRGGIYRAYESGKGNIVVRAKTNIETEKSGRERIIVSEIPFMVNKAELVKKIADLAREKTIDGITGVRDESDQTGMRITIDIRRDASASVVLNNLFKQTQMQANFGMNMVAIVDGAPHFLTLKQMLQYYLDHQEDVVTRRTRFELAKAEARAHILEGLRIALDNIDEIVHIIRNSQSSDIAKATLISRFGLDDKQSQAILDMRLVRLTGLERDKVEAEYKELQAKIADYKDILAKPERIDQIIYDELLDIQKRFGDKRRTEIGASEVVSIEDEDLIEKQNILLTVTHNGYIKRMPIQEFKTQNRGGKGIKGMGVQDGDFIEHLIYSSTHDLLLFFTNAGKVYSKKAYEIPEYGRMAKGLPVVNLLQLEKGEKVQTVINIPENADDNYLFFITKMGTVKRTHVSEFSNIRNSGLIALTLKDGDELSNVLTTDGKQNILIGTHLGYAVTFSENDVRAMGRTAAGVRGINLRENDYVVGSGVLGADDQVLVISEKGYGKRTPAAEYPVKGRGGKGIKTANITEKNGPLAGVTIINSNNDVMVITTDGIMIRFKIEDVSQTGRSTMGVRLIKVNDGSQVASLTIVPTEEEQDQTGDDDEPKNE